The Mobula birostris isolate sMobBir1 chromosome 14, sMobBir1.hap1, whole genome shotgun sequence genome includes a region encoding these proteins:
- the LOC140209800 gene encoding small EDRK-rich factor 2-like yields the protein MTRGNQRELARQKNAKKASEQNKRKRKDDGLSAAARKQRDAQIMQQKQKGNDGKAARAEAGTSN from the exons GTGGTAATCAACGCGAACTTGCTCGCCAGAAAAATGCAAAGAAAGCAAGTGAGCAAAATAAGCGGAAAAGAAAGGACGATGGTTTATCTGCTGCAGCTAGAAAACAGAG GGATGCCCAAATAATGCAGcaaaagcaaaaaggaaatgaTGGAAAAGCTGCCAGAGCTGAAGCAGGAACTTCAAACTAA